A genomic window from Aethina tumida isolate Nest 87 chromosome 4, icAetTumi1.1, whole genome shotgun sequence includes:
- the LOC109596124 gene encoding uncharacterized protein LOC109596124 produces the protein METMSETEVISEPNAKAKLLEENLKCKTQDNQMTSSTISSLASPGDSGVQLLDSESEVTSVMSVSGFGCDSEVPLDGDLKEDVEISKSVCEGVHNVEEESKPKQEIHVKDRLKCEKAHVMTKSDIANQNITHDFSNLSVSVPSYFDKFDLSSGLAQELKDTNGDGQEEVFEMEHPIKSCEKSDTDLMNCSLNSYELLDYTMQNLKIDNTDTMHVSLSEEVNETLKLELNNTETSVSPVPEAPENIPIESPEIKPVEEQIVFRRQRKKKSKSDTPKKRVSFHEDILNSTKIDDIHINHGFITHEPDVSFSFFQRGFRRKPDVVKGRYSWAAEGDAPYYEKNEDREIKSDIYIHNSRYSSTSSSSTGSISSSIDEEDNSDENVVKKEPSTHKVPKSSCLKKTKHRKKYIGTEIVQEETKKKPETNLLDSNIFGSLKNILNFSTSVPLAERGVPEGQEDITIYSSSHDVSNRRKSFGSLSLKNFETIEIKPAPVNKVAVAKSNLKLTRSEGFYPNYPQNQKLPANIILCDSNVYEHKGISYSYEYDKFQKSFEQQNKPKSSTVYQMILKEFNFFKRKAKEEDVEEDFEIIAPIPSPSHHVEKVETVEEPEIKPSKSNSTLSKFGSTAKMDWSDNDTVSDFSEVSSRHLHSPKRRVSKSNHYSVQSFKYNDSRSEMDGEPSTSLRNLQSLRPASSKSSLINRFLRNVTLKKMLDIKVEKRQKSSRKYMGLYIKGVKGDFKRDEVDRELEREIERGRVVKRQFEEDFDKKLLAQFRKEVFRDWSEKLLRVFSVRSAYTTKGDSRPLNVLITNTTIYIVGMRPNNTYCNHFVLPFTALNTILIGPNAQTIHFSNYDKDMQCIIATGCSNVTGALVGQLEIAMRKDVNQPKLPAVKQLTMRDMKNLRRTICKQTAVDKDEEYYYYSIVNIQDFNPELADITPLGPNKEGPLMFKSFDSDGRWETAYFILKAGVLYMLSSASQRVPMRVFPLINGSCQGARRVFNSHRPHTFQLIVEGKSLLLAAPDEYVASEWLQELVHSASGTYNNREKSLSFSCSLLLTSEHILTVREAFPFTINSLLPACGRHDPIKGAQALSCAAISDLTSFRLPSAEQSWCILEFACREVHEYSGDWILYFSTNAELESFISTLEMLWAYNNEEGESFPLSTIPETDPLSKRCVDVYTTLLGTWPVNTVHLQFI, from the exons ATGGAGACAATGTCAGAAACAGAAGTCATCAGTGAACCGAATGCAAAAGCTAAACTGCTGGAGGAAAACCTGAAATGTAAAACTCAAGATAACCAGATGACTTCAAGCACAATATCAAGTTTGGCATCCCCTGGAGATTCTGGAGTCCAGTTGCTCGATAGTGAAAGTGAAGTCACATCTGTTATGTCAGTCAGTGGTTTTGGTTGTGATAGTGAAGTACCACTGGATGGTGATCTCAAGGAAGATGTTGAAATTTCCAAGAGTGTTTGTGAGGGTGTGCATAATGTGGAAGAAGAATCAAAACCAAAACAAGAAATCCATGTAAAAGATAGGCTGAAGTGTGAGAAGGCTCATGTAATGACCAAAAGTGATATTGCAAATCAAAACATAACACATGATTTCTCTAATTTATCTGTGTCAGTCCCTAGTTACTTTGACAAGTTTGATTTGTCATCTGGTTTGGCACAAGAACTAAAGGACACTAATGGAGATGGTCAAGAAGAAGTCTTTGAAATGGAACATCCAATCAAGTCATGTGAAAAATCTGATACAGATTTAATGAACTGTTCTTTAAACAGTTATGAACTACTAGATTATACAAtgcaaaatctaaaaattgataacaCAGATACAATGCATGTCAGTCTTTCAGAAGAAGTGAATGAGACTCTGAAACTAGAACTGAACAACACAGAAACATCAGTCAGCCCAGTTCCTGAGGCTCCTGAAAACATACCTATTGAATCACCAGAAATAAAACCTGTGGAGGAACAAATTGTCTTCAGGAGACAGAGGAAGAAAAAATCAAAGTCTGACACACCAAAGAAGAGGGTCTCTTTCCATGAAGATATATTGAACAGCACCAAAATTGATGACATCCACATCAACCACGGATTTATTACTCACGAACCCGATGTTTCCTTCAGCTTTTTCCAAAGGGGGTTCAGGAGGAAGCCAGATGTTGTTAAAG GTCGATACAGTTGGGCAGCGGAAGGTGACGCCCCGTATTACGAGAAAAATGAGGACAGGGAAATAAAATCGGACATCTACATCCACAATTCACGTTACTCGTCCACGTCCTCGAGTTCAACTGGAAGTATTTCCAGTTCTATCGACGAGGAGGACAATTCGGACGAGAACGTGGTGAAAAAGGAACCATCTACGCACAAGGTGCCGAAATCGAGTTGTTTAAAGAAAACGAAACatagaaaaaagtatattgGAACGGAAATCGTCCAGGAAGAAACTAAGAAAAAACCGGAAACTAATTTGTTGGATAGTAACATCTTTGGTagcttgaaaaatattttgaacttctCTACGTCAGTGCCGTTGGCTGAGCGTGGCGTTCCGGAAGGACAGGAAGACATAACGATTTACTCTTCTTCGCACGACGTCTCGAACAGACGCAAATCCTTCGGCAGCCTGTCTTTGAAGAACTTCGAAACCATAGAGATCAAACCGGCGCCCGTCAACAAGGTGGCGGTAGCCAAAAGCAATTTGAAACTAACCAGAAGCGAGGGATTTTATCCTAACTACCCTCAAAATCAGAAACTCCCCGCCAACATTATACTTTGCGATAGCAACGTGTATGAACACAAAGGCATTAGTTACTCGTACGAGTACGATAAGTTCCAGAAGTCGTTCGAACAACAAAACAAACCCAAAAGCTCGACAGTTTATCAAATGATACTCAAAGAGTTCAACTTCTTCAAACGTAAAGCCAAAGAGGAAGACGTCGAGGAGGATTTTGAAATCATCGCCCCAATTCCATCACCCTCTCACCACGTGGAAAAAGTTGAAACGGTGGAAGAGCCAGAAATCAAACCGTCGAAAAGTAACAGCACCCTAAGTAAGTTCGGGTCGACCGCCAAAATGGATTGGTCCGACAACGACACGGTGTCCGACTTTTCGGAAGTCAGTTCCAGGCATTTGCATTCACCGAAAAGGCGCGTCAGCAAGTCCAACCATTATTCGGTCCAGTCGTTCAAATACAACGACTCAAGATCGGAGATGGACGGAGAGCCGAGCACGAGCTTGAGGAATTTGCAGTCACTAAGACCGGCATCTTCGAAAAGCTCGTTGATTAATCGTTTTTTACGCAACGTCACGCTGAAGAAAATGCTGGATATTAAGGTGGAGAAACGACAGAAGTCATCCAGGAAGTATATGGGGCTGTACATTAAGGGGGTGAAGGGCGACTTTAAGAGAGACGAAGTGGACAGGGAGCTAGAGAGGGAGATCGAAAGAGGGCGAGTTGTGAAGCGACAGTTCGAGGAGGACTTTGACAAGAAACTATTGGCACAATTTAGGAAGGAGGTTTTCAGGGACTGGTCAGAAAAATTGTTGAGG GTGTTTTCTGTGAGAAGCGCCTACACAACAAAGGGAGACAGCCGTCCTTTAAACGTATTGATTACCAACACGACTATTTATATTGTCGGCATGCGACCAAACAACACCTACTGCAACCACTTCGTTTTACCTTTCACCGCACTCAACACGATTCTCATTG GACCCAATGCTCAAACAATACACTTCTCAAACTATGACAAGGACATGCAATGTATTATAGCGACGGGCTGTAGCAATGTGACTGGGGCTTTGGTGGGACAATTAGAAATCGCCATGAGAAAGGACGTTAACCAGCCCAAACTTCCCGCCGTCAAACAACTTACCATGAGAGACATGAAGAATTTAAGACGCACCATTTGTAAACAAACTGCTGTTGACAAA GatgaagaatattattattacagcaTTGTTAATATCCAAGACTTCAATCCTGAACTAGCAGATATAACACCTCTGGGTCCAAACAAAGAAGGACCCCTGATGTTCAAGTCGTTTGATTCGGACGGCAGATGGGAAACTGCATATTTTATCCTTAA ggCTGGAGTATTGTACATGTTGTCGTCAGCATCTCAAAGAGTACCGATGCGCGTCTTTCCTCTAATAAACGGATCTTGTCAGGGAGCGAGGCGTGTTTTCAACAGTCACAGGCCGCACACCTTCCAGCTAATTGTGGAGGGCAAAAGCCTCCTGCTGGCGGCTCCGGACGAATACGTGGCCAGCGAGTGGCTGCAGGAGCTCGTGCACTCCGCCAGTGGC ACATACAATAACCGTGAAAAGTCGTTGAGCTTTTCGTGCAGCTTGCTGTTGACCAGCGAGCACATCTTGACAGTGCGGGAGGCCTTCCCGTTCACCATTAACTCTCTGTTACCGGCTTGCGGTCGGCACGATCCTATAAAGGGGGCGCAGGCTCTCAGCTGCGCCGCCATTTCGGATCTGACTTCGTTCCGGTTGCCGTCCGCCGAGCAGAGCTGGTGCATTCTA GAATTCGCGTGCAGGGAAGTGCATGAATACAGTGGCGATTGGATTTTGTATTTCTCTACGAATGCGGAACTGGAGAGCTTCATTTCGACTTTGGAGATGTTGTGGGCTTACAATAATGAAGAG GGCGAAAGCTTTCCTTTAAGCACGATTCCGGAGACGGATCCATTGAGTAAACGTTGTGTAGATGTCTATACAACTTTGTTAGGCACGTGGCCGGTAAATACTGTACATTTACAGtttatatag
- the LOC109596100 gene encoding 39S ribosomal protein L47, mitochondrial, producing MNSLNKINSLCRLLTKTTLNSGAFSNNSSAIRCLSTTVPRNGLMEFFDDEKNWGAQEVKSGRSWKKEELRLKSNTDLHKLWYVLLKERNMLLTMEEECKRETRMFPSPERIDKIEDSMENLEAVVRERNEAYHKLETGETGERPSKLVTSRLGLKYNYRMCEYPIPKRMNTKWKENYKFYEYDKEVEQFREKLNEKLYLNKRRAQRRNFNHVIGLLNRFPNIDLEAVKQQYPDVDIEKAKASRRYGGHFAPK from the exons ATGAATtctttaaacaaaatcaattcattatgtagattattaactaaaacaacattaaatagTGGTGCATTTTCAAACAATTCATCAGCCATAAG ATGTTTAAGCACAACAGTACCCCGAAACGGTCTGATGGAATTTTTCGATGACGAAAAGAACTGGGGCGCACAGGAGGTTAAAAGCGGACGGTCGTGGAAAAAAGAGGAGCTAAGATTAAAATCCAACACAGACTTGCACAAACTTTGGTATGTCTTATTGAAGGAAAGAAACATGTTGCTCACAATGGAGGAGGAGTGCAAAAGAGAAACTAGAATGTTCCCAAGTCCCGAGCGAATCGATAAAATTGAGGACAGCATGGAAAATTTGGAAGCTGTGGTTAGGGAAAGGAATGAAGCTTACCACAAATTGGAAACTGGTGAAACAGGGGAAAGACCTTCGAAACTTGTGACCAGTCGTCTtggtttgaaatataattacag GATGTGTGAATATCCAATTCCAAAGCGAATGAACACTAAGTGGAAGGAGAACTACAAATTCTATGAGTATGACAAAGAGGTTGAGCAATTCAGGGAAAAACTTAACGAGAAGTTGTATCTTAACAAAAGGAGAGCACAGAGAAGAAACTTTAATCATGTAATTGGGCTTTTGAACAGATTCCCTAATATTGATTTGGAAGCTGTGAAACAACAATATCCTGATGTTGATATAGAAAAGGCTAAAGCCAGTAGAAGATATGGAGGACATTTTGCTCCCAAATAA
- the LOC109607884 gene encoding cilia- and flagella-associated protein 69-like → MEKHDASCCPYILIRKSLVLLESNIPTNDNRIIKILNEFLKCTGSSYWLQDLDPLMRVLELIVINHLENPDYDQVLKLLLKKCVCLPMLTKTSDILTYSREFAEYFSVLGFLLVYVSSKNMTTMQTAISEVFKHLFERNESCFTKQTEPSKEVKERETKRENMVSLEACVAAIERSRLPEILGQLLDIVGEKSFEHLINFCIHLISYSNECCERLLKMDALNSVLVRLEPTWRERFPSTEPPELTDSSTPQHYSIISDITWKFMNCISKNSELTKILKIPKVFTLWSIKWAIWFFIKRHNKNVDRNNILAITLNLVKYFPSLSFVNSGLGLEIVELNNLCDIPGKHFSLSNTHEDFEFRKMLLLFLPYLIREGPRIKLLIERKIIRILLLNVSGKQYVQWHQIYMNQLLVLIQNIFRLLVSIDHNELREEFIEHNGPQITMNLVNQSSKYLESGVLEACLGFLSHVAYSGMFFIVETCLYLDKLDKYTEFAIKILRQPKLTINDLKILQVIFALLADVIHFVKGDIKTMHVCIAYLARYLHPETQDNVHDPRVMICAIRLLWVNVHLDREVERFIKHEGVFYLLDVLEDTIYPVKIGILGVLVDLCESGICIPHLLTWRKNGKKILPLLMEIYREESQKLGVATGPNGEIDDLDNPIMGVQQKLETHCECEDKKFTSPVISEMFGSCRPKIYAILQYIHKHHENITELTNEVYKLFNDDLSVQDQITMIVADKYLDLKVVETWRELETELQQKHFKCFYSDQVMLRTINERNRKWALRLQIAQKECIRRQREKDMIEEYNFYQELKDAKLQSSLEALKELKKDARVSQDLFRRSAKLKQNLQIESTAVCPGKATFQTTHMYDLNVTPVFEMNVTIEDDDANEDDSEYELVSPVESLQTMPACCDNDTSEGLDIEEETDSK, encoded by the exons atggaaaaacacGACGCATCATGTTgtccatatattttaataagaaaaagtcTTGTCCTTTTAGAATCTAACATACCTACAAACGATAACagaatcattaaaatactaaacgaatttttaaaatgtacggGTTCATCAtat TGGCTTCAAGATTTGGACCCTTTGATGAGAGTACTTGAACTGATCGTAATTAACCATCTAGAAAACCCTGACTATGACCAAGTTTTGAAGCTGTTACTGAAGAAATGCGTATGTCTTCCTATGCTAACAAAAACATCAGACATTTTAACATATTCCAGAGAGTTTGCAGAATATTTTTCGGTACTCg gATTTTTATTGGTGTACGTTTCTTCCAAGAATATGACTACCATGCAAACAGCAATATCggaagtatttaaacatttattcgaGAGGAACGAATCTTGTTTCACGAAACAAACCGAACCATCCAAGGAAGTAAAGGAACGAGAAACAAAACGGGAAAATATGGTATCCCTTGAAGCTTGCGTTGCTGCAATTGAAAGAAGCCGACTACCAGAAATTTTGGGCCAACTACTGGATATAGTAGGGGAGAAAAGTTTCGAACATCTAATAAATTTCTGCATCCACTTAATTAGTTACTCGAACGAgtgtt GTGAGAGATTATTGAAAATGGACGCTTTGAACAGTGTGTTGGTGCGTTTGGAACCAACGTGGCGTGAGAGATTTCCTTCGACGGAGCCACCTGAACTTACCGATTCGAGTACCCCACAACACTATTCCATTATATCGGATATCACTTGGAAATTCATGAATTGTATTTCGAAGAACAGTGaactaactaaaattttaaagataccTAAGGTTTTCACTCTTTG GAGTATAAAATGGGCTATTTGGTTCTTTATCAAGAGACACAACAAGAATGTCGATAGGAACAACATTTTGGCTATAACGTTGAATTTGGTCAAATACTTTCCGAGTTTGAGCTTCGTGAATTCTGGTTTAGGACtag AAATCGTcgaattaaataatctttgtGATATACCTGGAAAGCATTTTAGTTTAAGCAACACCCACGAAGACTTTGAGTTTCGTAAAATGTTGCTTTTGTTTTTACCTTACTTAATTCGCGAAGGACCCAGAATAAAG TTACTTATTGAACGAAAAATAATTCGCATACTTTTATTGAATGTAAGCGGAAAACAATACGTACAATGGCATCAAATCTACATGAATCAATTGCTGGTGTTGATTCAAAATATCTTCCGATTGCTTGTGTCTATAGACCATAACGAACTACGCGAGGAATTTATAGAACACAATGGACcgcaaat AACGATGAATCTCGTAAATCAAAGCTCTAAGTACCTTGAATCTGGAGTACTTGAGGCATGTTTGGGATTTTTATCTCATGTTGCCTACAGTGGCATGTTTTTTATTGTCGAAACATGTTTATACcttgacaaattggacaaatatacagaatttgctattaaaatattaaggcaACCGAAACTTACGATAAACGACCTGAAAATCTTGCAGGTGATTTTTGCTTTGCTTGCTGATGTGATACATTTTGTTAAAGGCGACATAAAAACAATGCACGTTTGTATTGCTTACCTTGCAAGATATCTTCATCCGGAGACTCAAGACAACGTCCATGATCCGAGAGTGATGATTTGCGCCATCAGACTTCTTTGGGTTAATGTTCATTTGGACAGAGAAGTCGAAAGATTCATTAAACATGAGggcgtgttttatttattggatgttttggag GATACAATTTATCCAGTAAAAATAGGTATATTGGGAGTTTTGGTGGATTTATGCGAGAGTGGAATTTGTATTCCACACTTGCTTACGTGGAGGAAGAACGGGAAAAAAATCCTGCCCCTTCTGATGGAAATTTATAGAGAGGAATCTCAGAAACTAGGTGTAGCAACTGGACCTAATGGAGAAATTGATG ATCTTGATAATCCAATCATGGGggtacaacaaaaattagagACTCATTGTGAATGCGAAGACAAAAAGTTTACAAGTCCTGTAATTTCGGAGATGTTTGGAAGCTGTCGTCCTAAAATTTACGCCATACTTCAATACATCCACAAACATCACGAAAACATAACTGAACTAACCAACGAAGTGTATAAATTGTTCAACGATGACCTATCCGTACAAgatcaa ATAACAATGATAGTAGCGgataaatatttggatttgAAAGTAGTGGAGACTTGGCGAGAACTAGAAACGGAACtacaacaaaaacatttcaagTGTTTTTACTCAGATCAAGTGATGCTCCGTACTATAAACGAGAGAAACAGAAAATGGGCATTGAGACTTCAAATCGCCCAAAAAGAGTGTATACGCAGACAAAGGGAGAAG GACATGATAGAGGAGTATAATTTTTACCAAGAGTTGAAAGACGCCAAACTTCAATCCAGTTTGGAAGCCTTGaaggaactaaagaaagaTGCGAGAGTATCTCAGGATTTGTTCAGAAGAAGCGCCAAACTAAAACAGAACTTGCAAATCGAATCGACAGCAGTTTGTCCTGGCAAAGCTACGTTTCAAACTACACATATGTACGACCTTAATGTTACG cCTGTTTTTGAAATGAATGTCACCATTGAAGATGACGATGCGAACGAAGATGATTCAGAATATGAATTGGTTTCACCTGTAGAATCCCTTCAAACGATGCCTGCGTGTTGTGACAATGATACAAGTGAAGGGTTAGATATTGAAGAAGAAACGGACTCAAAATGA
- the LOC126265296 gene encoding uncharacterized protein LOC126265296: protein MLNDDGKIDEDLWQILYNVFLIEDEPSIEDFILILGTVVAFIAFVLWCCFPVVPEYYNGRDPDEDDVDPLFKEYQKRFVERKKSDK from the exons ATGCTGAATGACGATGGTAAAATCGACGAGGATTTATGGCAAATTCTGTATAACGTTTTCTTAATCGAAGATGAACCG AGCATTGAAGATTTCATCTTGATTTTGGGCACGGTGGTGGCGTTCATCGCCTTCGTTCTCTGGTGCTGTTTTCCGGTGGTGCCCGAGTATTACAACGGTCGGGACCCGGACGAGGATGACGTCGACCCCCTCTTCAAGGAGTACCAGAAGAGGTTCGTCGAGAGGAAAAAGTCTGACAAATAA
- the LOC109596084 gene encoding plexin domain-containing protein 2 yields the protein MAWLCYVRSGFCAYFFIVFWINWANSSSDYHFYQGSPYQRSENLGLELIDNKDVFPPHSVHRREVPIQPPPPPPPMDNNTTLQPNTTTDELIIPHLKDAKPNKMQKLLNTTMTKVPLMKELKNLGVNGTGQRKYNSPVIAKLPTENVTIFTQTQDKGNTPKAVGTMDVDDVFSFPDNKTLQMHNITTQKFDSHIYYNSTLITDESTGHYYWVNMENRTDVKYNDLLSTSHRRAATVKLSFDFPFYGHTIKNVTIATGGFLYTGDYIHSWLAATQYIAPLMANFDTSLSNDSFIKYVDNGTAFTVEWEKVSLQDKPNEGTFTFQVTLLKSGDVVFVYQNVPLFIENIKDDHHPVKVGMSDAYIMDRQIFYVRRKTIYEYHRVNFAKEDVKNWTVIYLKALPTCLDHKDCESCTNNKLPSFNCTWCPKTRRCSNDGLDRFRQSWVTNDCGTIKVNNASVCTPEMNSESNPSASPYDATTHQDDSGVMSGEIVRPAAKMSVTAVVALMFLICMVSGMSFWILYAYRNPHTTSGQMLIRYRPSQWHWRRGEARYTAATIHM from the exons ATGGCGTGGTTGTGTTACGTTCGTAGTGGGTTCTGtgcgtatttttttattgtgttttggaTTAATTGGGCGAACTCGAGCAGCG ATTACCATTTTTACCAAGGTTCTCCGTACCAGAGATCGGAAAATCTAGGACTAGAATTAATAGACAATAAGGATGTGTTCCCGCCGCATAGTGTGCACAGAAGAGAGGTACCAATacaaccaccaccaccaccaccaccaatgGACAACAACACAACGCTACAGCCAAACACAACCACCGACGAGCTGATAATACCTCATCTAAAGGACGCG AAACCAAATAAAATGCAGAAACTACTGAACACGACGATGACGAAAGTGCCCCTGATGAAGGAACTGAAAAACTTGGGGGTGAACGGAACGGggcaaagaaaatataattcaccGGTGATCGCCAAACTGCCCACCGAGAACGTGACCATCTTCACCCAAACACAGGACAAAGGGAACACGCCGAAAGCGGTCGGAACGATGGACGTCGACGACGTATTCTCCTTTCCCGACAACAAGACGCTGCAAATGCACAACATCACCACTCAGAAATTT GATTCTCACATATATTACAACAGCACGTTGATTACGGACGAAAGTACGGGTCATTATTACTGGGTCAACATGGAAAATCGGACAGACGTTAAATATAACGATCTATTATCGACATCGCATCGCAGAGCAGCG ACTGTGAAACTGAGTTTCGACTTTCCGTTCTATGggcacacaataaaaaatgtgacgaTTGCAACAGGCGGTTTCCTCTACACCGGGGACTACATACACTCGTGGTTGGCGGCAACCCAATACATCGCTCCTCTTATGGCAAATTTTGACACGAGCTTGTCGAACGACAGCTTCATCAAATACGTGGACAACG GTACTGCCTTTACTGTGGAGTGGGAAAAAGTTTCGTTGCAGGACAAACCCAACGAGGGCACGTTTACATTCCAAGTAACGCTGTTGAAAAGCGGGGACGTGGTTTTTGTTTACCAAAACGTCCCCCTATTCATCGAGAACATCAAAGACGATCACCACCCAGTTAAAGTCGGAATGTCCGACGCCTACATAATGGATCGTCAAATATTCT ATGTGAGAAGAAAAACCATTTACGAGTACCACCGTGTCAACTTCGCCAAAGAGGACGTCAAAAACTGGACGGTCATATACCTGAAAGCGTTGCCGACTTGCTTGGACCACAAGGATTGTGAAAGCTGCACCAACAACAAACTTCCATCGTTCAAC TGTACGTGGTGCCCGAAGACGCGTCGTTGCTCAAACGACGGCTTGGACCGTTTCCGCCAGTCCTGGGTGACCAACGACTGCGGCACCATCAAGGTGAACAATGCCTCAGTGTGCACGCCCGAAATGAACAGCGAGAGCAATCCTTCGGCGTCGCCGTATGACGCGACCACGCATCAGGACGATTCGGGAGTCATGAGTGGCGAAATCGTAAGACCCGCAGCCAAGATGAGCGTCACAGCT gTGGTTGCCCTCATGTTTCTGATCTGTATGGTGTCTGGTATGTCGTTTTGGATTTTGTACGCTTATAGAAATCCGCACACGACGAGTGGACAGATGCTCATTAGG TATCGTCCGAGTCAGTGGCATTGGCGGAGAGGTGAAGCTCGTTACACAGCAGCTACAATACACATgtga